In Macadamia integrifolia cultivar HAES 741 chromosome 5, SCU_Mint_v3, whole genome shotgun sequence, a single window of DNA contains:
- the LOC122078287 gene encoding probable leucine-rich repeat receptor-like protein kinase At1g68400 — MSSAQKFTLCFMVVVFQLVSSISFGADGSYLDERNALFQLRDSLNSTIDLHSNWTGLPCYGDWSNWAGISCSNWHVIQISLDGIQLTGSLPPMFLQNLTFLSRLSLRDNSLFGFLPNFTNLDHLQYIILSHNRFSGSIPPKLINLPLLATLELQENTLTGNIPPFNQSNLTVFNVSYNLLQGLIPKTPILQRFPLSSFDYNSQLCGNPLKQSCPIIPDPVSPTLPSPSPSSPSGKSDKVVIVRITVSIAVVAVALLTVVSLTILWYRKTVNRKRNVEHFSGEGFIERVEKKRQIFRNRRDPERTVELDFIDKDRPVFDLDDLLGASSEQLGTGKLGSTYKATLECGSVLTVKRLEDINKLISNKDFVQQMQLLGKKRHENLVEIISFYYSKDEKLIVYEYVNHGSLFELLHGNRMERRTPVKWSTRLSIVRGVAEGLNFLHQSMPSHKVPHANLKSSNILIDLKHQKYHPKLTDFGFLPLLSSRKSSEMLAAGRTPEFSQAQKLTHKTDVYCFGIVLLEVITGRIPEASSPGNDDVPNDLAEWAREVVNDDWSTDVLDIELVATEEGHCEMFRLTEIALDCTAIEPEKRPRMSEVLRKIEEI, encoded by the exons ATGAGCAGTGCTCAGAAATTCACCCTCTGTTTCATGGTGGTTGTGTTTCAACTGGTAAGCTCCATTTCATTTGGTGCGGATGGGTCCTACCTAGATGAAAGAAATGCTCTGTTTCAACTGAGGGATTCTCTTAATTCAACAATTGATTTGCATTCAAATTGGACGGGTCTGCCGTGTTATGGCGATTGGAGTAATTGGGCAGGAATCAGCTGTTCGAATTGGCATGTTATCCAAATTTCCCTGGATGGGATCCAGTTGACAGGTTCCTTACCGCCAATGTTTCTTCAAAACCTTACTTTCTTGAGTAGACTTAGCTTGCGAGACAATTCACTCTTTGGCTTTCTTCCCAATTTTACAAATCTTGACCACCTGCAATACATCATCCTCTCCCATAACCGCTTCTCAGGTTCAATCCCACCAAAGTTAATCAACTTGCCATTATTAGCTACGCTAGAGCTGCAAGAGAATACTCTTACAGGGAATATCCCACCTTTTAATCAATCCAACTTAACAGTCTTCAATGTTTCATATAATCTCCTTCAAGGCTTGATACCTAAAACCCCCATTCTTCAAAGGTTTCCCTTGAGTTCCTTTGACTATAATTCACAACTTTGTGGGAACCCGTTGAAACAGTCATGTCCTATTATTCCTGATCCAGTCAGTCCAACGCTTCCTTCCCCAAGTCCTTCTAGTCCATCGGGGAAGAGTGACAAAGTTGTCATAGTACGGATTACAGTTTCGATAGCAGTTGTGGCGGTTGCGCTTCTCACTGTGGTCTCGCTTACCATATTGTGGTACCGTAAGACAGTgaacagaaaaagaaatgtGGAGCATTTTTCTG GAGAAGGTTTTATAGAGCgggtggaaaagaaaaggcaaatcTTCAGAAACAGGAGAGACCCTGAAAGAACAGTAGAATTGGATTTTATAGACAAAGACAGACCAGTCTTTGATCTGGATGATCTTCTGGGAGCTTCTTCAGAACAATTGGGGACGGGCAAATTAGGAAGTACATATAAAGCAACCCTGGAGTGTGGATCAGTTTTAACAGTAAAAAGGCTCGAGGACATCAATAAGTTAATAAGTAACAAGGATTTTGTTCAACAGATGCAGTTGCTGGGAAAGAAAAGGCATGAAAACTTAGTGGAGATCATATCTTTCTACTATTCCAAGGATGAGAAGCTCATTGTCTATGAATATGTCAACCATGGCAGCTTGTTTGAGCTTTTACATG GAAACAGAATGGAAAGAAGAACTCCAGTGAAGTGGAGTACAAGATTGTCAATTGTCAGAGGTGTAGCTGAGGGCCTGAATTTCCTTCACCAATCCATGCCTTCTCACAAGGTTCCCCATGCCAACCTCAAATCCTCAAACATTCTAATCGATCTCAAACATCAAAAATACCATCCTAAGCTCACTGATTTTGGATTCCTGCCACTGCTATCATCTCGTAAATCCTCTGAGATGCTTGCCGCTGGACGAACACCAGAATTCTCCCAAGCTCAGAAACTGACCCACAAAACCGATGTCTACTGCTTTGGCATAGTACTTCTAGAGGTCATCACTGGACGGATACCAGAGGCATCTTCACCGGGAAATGATGATGTGCCAAATGATCTTGCAGAATGGGCAAGGGAGGTTGTTAACGATGACTGGTCAACAGATGTATTGGACATAGAGTTAGTAGCAACAGAAGAAGGCCACTGTGAGATGTTCAGGCTCACAGAAATCGCACTCGACTGTACAGCTATTGAACCGGAGAAACGTCCGAGGATGAGTGAAGTGTTGAGAAAAATTGAAGAGATTTGA